In one Mucilaginibacter ginsenosidivorax genomic region, the following are encoded:
- a CDS encoding energy transducer TonB encodes MASLCFAQRQNVYFLKNNGKHVDVRDSADYIRIIREPDSGTVFFNVLEYYLNGKIKTLGKTSTIDPVTLEGQCVTYFKNSNKESVRTYKKGKVIGSAYDYFPNGKLYLGREFPDNDSPYNDFDGNYLLTDCLDSLGTPLVTNGNGHYIGYNDNFKKVTEEGEIKNGKREGLWKGRFDDIHTRFEENYSNGQLISGTATLDDGKVNTYTKTRSVPPQFKGGVQGFGRYLSNHIEYPTYARQNNIQGRVVLTFVVEKDGQVTEVKVVKSVSQELDAEAVRVLNASPKWIPGMRFGSPVRVLYSVPVAFALQGY; translated from the coding sequence ATGGCATCGCTGTGCTTTGCCCAGCGCCAGAATGTTTATTTTTTGAAAAACAACGGCAAACATGTTGATGTTCGCGACAGCGCCGATTACATCAGGATCATTCGCGAGCCCGATTCAGGGACTGTTTTTTTCAACGTATTGGAGTACTACCTTAACGGGAAAATTAAGACGTTGGGTAAAACCTCTACCATCGATCCGGTAACACTTGAGGGCCAGTGTGTAACGTATTTTAAAAATAGCAATAAAGAATCTGTACGCACCTACAAAAAAGGCAAAGTGATTGGTAGCGCCTATGATTATTTCCCAAACGGCAAGTTATACCTTGGCAGGGAGTTTCCTGATAACGATAGCCCTTATAATGATTTTGACGGTAACTACTTATTAACAGATTGTCTCGATTCATTGGGAACGCCGCTGGTAACAAACGGCAATGGGCATTATATTGGATATAATGATAATTTCAAAAAAGTAACTGAAGAGGGCGAAATTAAAAATGGCAAACGGGAAGGGCTTTGGAAAGGCCGTTTTGATGATATCCATACTCGTTTTGAAGAGAACTATAGTAACGGCCAACTTATTTCAGGCACTGCTACATTAGATGATGGCAAGGTTAATACCTATACCAAAACAAGGAGTGTGCCACCGCAGTTTAAAGGCGGGGTACAGGGCTTTGGCAGGTACCTTTCCAATCATATTGAATACCCCACCTACGCAAGGCAAAATAATATACAGGGCCGTGTAGTTTTAACCTTTGTTGTTGAAAAAGACGGGCAGGTTACCGAGGTTAAAGTTGTAAAATCTGTTAGCCAGGAACTTGATGCAGAAGCTGTAAGGGTATTAAATGCTTCGCCGAAGTGGATACCTGGTATGCGTTTTGGATCGCCTGTAAGGGTTTTGTATTCGGTGCCGGTTGCTTTTGCATTGCAAGGCTATTAA
- a CDS encoding DUF4270 family protein — MKFFRLDLLTLLISLFIFNSCKRQEGIGLGVDTSSQVSGTLLVDTTVTINTVDEDTVTVVTSGLTKTPLGEFVDPIFGTTKTNVALGIQLPTAPYTVPAGTLTIDSAVLVLGYADGFYGDSVVSRYKVNVYQLQDKPTNQTYYGTKRWASQATVLATKTFTANTHDSLTIARIRKDTIDTVQRVAPQLRIPFSKQFIYDNLFNATGTALASDAAFQDLVKGLYLTLARVQSSNAGGTLQLNLSSTRSHLDVFYKAKNDTTTDTASVSLTFPIHAAEIRHQYSQAITKAKTATAGVTSQTTVYLQGLGALRAKVGFPGLSKLNPDSIVLNRAELIITPVQGSGIPYPSLPKLAMYQLDIANQRILIQDASSSNALYQAGVFGGFYTRTTKEPIKAYRFVITSYIQDLIRKKTIDYGTYVAPIDTSEVNSTTGAGLISPSAQIAGRTILIGSDKNSPYRIKLNIFYTKIPKL, encoded by the coding sequence ATGAAATTTTTCAGATTAGACTTATTGACCCTGTTAATAAGTCTTTTTATTTTCAATAGCTGTAAGCGCCAGGAGGGCATAGGTTTAGGCGTAGATACATCATCCCAGGTAAGCGGCACTTTGCTTGTTGATACTACCGTTACCATCAACACTGTTGACGAAGATACTGTAACCGTAGTTACATCGGGATTAACCAAAACACCACTTGGCGAGTTTGTTGACCCAATTTTTGGCACAACAAAAACAAATGTGGCATTAGGCATTCAATTACCAACAGCTCCGTATACTGTTCCTGCAGGCACGCTTACTATAGATTCGGCTGTGCTGGTATTGGGCTATGCCGATGGCTTTTATGGCGATTCAGTAGTTTCACGATATAAAGTTAACGTATATCAGCTACAAGATAAACCCACTAACCAAACCTATTATGGCACCAAACGCTGGGCGAGCCAGGCTACTGTATTGGCAACTAAAACCTTTACTGCCAACACCCATGATAGCTTAACTATTGCCCGCATACGTAAGGACACCATTGATACCGTGCAAAGGGTTGCGCCGCAGTTACGTATACCTTTTAGCAAGCAGTTTATTTATGATAACCTTTTTAATGCCACTGGTACAGCGTTAGCTTCTGACGCGGCTTTCCAGGATTTGGTTAAGGGCTTATATTTAACGCTGGCCAGGGTACAATCTTCAAACGCGGGTGGTACATTACAATTAAATCTTTCGTCTACACGGTCGCACCTTGACGTATTTTACAAGGCCAAGAATGACACAACAACAGATACTGCAAGTGTATCGTTAACCTTCCCGATTCACGCAGCCGAAATAAGACATCAATATAGCCAGGCTATAACAAAGGCCAAAACCGCAACTGCTGGTGTAACCAGCCAAACTACAGTTTACCTGCAAGGGTTGGGCGCATTGCGTGCCAAAGTTGGGTTCCCGGGTTTAAGTAAGCTTAACCCCGATTCAATTGTGTTAAACCGCGCCGAGTTAATTATAACACCTGTGCAGGGCTCAGGTATTCCGTATCCGTCGTTGCCTAAATTGGCCATGTATCAATTAGATATCGCCAACCAGCGTATTTTGATACAGGATGCATCGTCATCAAACGCGCTTTACCAGGCGGGGGTATTTGGCGGTTTTTATACCCGCACAACCAAAGAACCTATAAAAGCCTACCGGTTTGTAATTACAAGCTACATCCAGGATTTGATCCGTAAAAAGACAATAGATTATGGCACTTACGTAGCCCCTATTGATACCAGCGAAGTAAACTCAACCACTGGCGCAGGGCTTATATCTCCAAGCGCGCAAATTGCCGGCCGCACAATATTGATTGGCAGCGATAAAAATTCGCCTTACCGTATCAAACTGAATATTTTTTATACCAAGATACCCAAGCTGTAA
- the glmS gene encoding glutamine--fructose-6-phosphate transaminase (isomerizing) has product MCGIVGYIGYRDAYPIIIKGLHRLEYRGYDSAGVALLDKELKVYKKAGKVDDLENFVKGIDLKGSIGMGHTRWATHGAPSDRNSHPHSSGNRKLTIIHNGIIENYGVIKETLTAKGHVFKSDTDTEVLIHLIEDIMDQTGLGLREAVRVSLTKVIGAYAIVIMSADEPDLLIAARKGSPMVIGVGKGEYFIASDATPIVEYTKNVIYLNDNEIAYIHRDNLLIKNIDNSVQTPYIQELDLKLEMLEKGGYEHFMLKEIYEQPRSIRDCLRGRIYPQQGKVQLGGIKEYTEKLKNVDRIIIIACGTSWHAGLVGEYLIEEYARVPVEVEYASEFRYRNPIITEKDLVIAISQSGETADTMAAIELAKEKGATIFGICNVVGASIPRTTHAGVYTHAGPEIGVASTKAFTAQVSVLTLIAFYIAQQRGKITQSKLVEYLTELNQIPQLVEEALKCNDHVVKIAAKFKDSTNCLFLGRGSSFPVALEGALKLKEISYIHAEGYPAAEMKHGPIALIDDDMPVVVIATQSSSYEKVISNIQEVKARKGHVIAIVTEGDTEVREMADYVIEISQTHEAFVPLIATIPLQLLAYHIAVMRGCNVDQPRNLAKSVTVE; this is encoded by the coding sequence ATGTGCGGAATTGTTGGTTATATAGGTTACAGAGATGCTTATCCCATCATTATAAAAGGACTTCATCGTTTAGAATACCGGGGGTATGACAGTGCCGGTGTTGCCCTGTTAGATAAAGAGCTTAAGGTTTATAAAAAGGCCGGCAAGGTTGATGACCTTGAAAACTTTGTAAAAGGTATTGACCTTAAAGGATCAATAGGTATGGGGCACACCCGCTGGGCAACACACGGCGCACCAAGCGACCGTAACTCGCACCCACACTCGTCTGGCAATCGTAAGCTTACCATAATACATAATGGTATTATCGAAAACTACGGCGTTATTAAAGAAACGCTTACAGCCAAAGGCCACGTTTTTAAAAGTGATACCGATACCGAGGTGCTCATTCACCTGATAGAAGATATCATGGACCAAACAGGCCTTGGCCTGCGCGAGGCAGTAAGGGTATCACTTACTAAAGTTATTGGCGCCTATGCCATAGTGATCATGAGCGCCGATGAACCCGATTTGCTGATAGCAGCACGTAAAGGTAGCCCCATGGTGATTGGTGTTGGCAAAGGCGAATACTTTATAGCATCAGACGCAACGCCTATTGTGGAGTACACCAAAAATGTGATCTATTTAAACGATAACGAAATTGCCTACATACACCGCGATAACCTGTTGATCAAAAACATTGACAACTCGGTTCAAACACCCTACATCCAGGAGCTTGACCTAAAGCTGGAAATGCTGGAAAAAGGCGGCTACGAGCATTTTATGCTGAAAGAGATTTACGAGCAGCCGCGCTCTATCCGCGATTGCTTACGCGGCCGTATTTACCCGCAGCAAGGTAAAGTACAATTGGGTGGGATAAAAGAATATACGGAGAAGCTCAAGAACGTAGACAGGATCATCATTATTGCCTGCGGTACCTCATGGCATGCTGGCCTGGTTGGTGAGTATTTGATTGAGGAATACGCCCGTGTACCTGTTGAGGTGGAGTATGCTTCGGAGTTCAGATACCGCAACCCTATCATCACCGAGAAAGATCTGGTAATAGCCATCTCCCAATCCGGCGAAACTGCCGATACTATGGCAGCAATAGAGTTGGCCAAAGAAAAAGGGGCTACTATTTTTGGAATTTGCAACGTGGTGGGTGCGTCCATTCCGCGCACCACTCATGCCGGTGTTTACACACATGCGGGGCCCGAAATTGGCGTAGCTTCAACCAAAGCGTTTACAGCCCAGGTAAGTGTTTTAACGCTGATAGCGTTTTATATAGCCCAGCAGCGTGGTAAAATAACCCAAAGCAAGCTGGTGGAATATTTAACCGAATTGAACCAGATCCCTCAACTGGTTGAGGAAGCTTTAAAATGCAACGATCATGTAGTAAAAATTGCCGCCAAGTTTAAAGACTCGACTAATTGCCTGTTCTTGGGCAGGGGCAGTTCATTCCCCGTTGCATTAGAGGGCGCTTTAAAGCTGAAAGAGATCTCCTATATCCATGCCGAGGGCTATCCTGCTGCCGAAATGAAACATGGCCCTATCGCCTTAATTGATGATGATATGCCGGTGGTTGTAATTGCAACCCAAAGCTCATCGTACGAAAAGGTAATAAGTAATATACAGGAGGTAAAAGCCCGCAAAGGCCACGTAATAGCCATTGTTACCGAAGGTGATACCGAAGTAAGAGAAATGGCCGACTATGTAATTGAGATATCCCAAACCCACGAAGCGTTTGTGCCGCTAATAGCAACTATACCATTACAATTACTGGCTTACCACATAGCTGTTATGAGGGGCTGTAATGTTGACCAGCCAAGAAATTTGGCTAAGTCGGTTACGGTGGAGTAG
- a CDS encoding catalase: METKKKLTTASGKPYAENENSQTAGPRGPILLQDFILHEKMAHFNRERIPERVVHAKGSGAYGTLTITHDISKYTRAKVFNAIGKQTKLFLRFSTVGGEKGSADTERDPRGFAIKFYTEDGNWDLVGNNTPVFFIKDPKKFGDFIHTQKRDPYTNCKSATIMWDFWSLNPESLHQVTILMSDRGTPYGYRHMDGFGSHTFSFINAANERFWVKFHFKTLQGIKNFTDAEAGEMRGKAPDFAQHDLLTHIDDGDFPKWAMKIQVMPEADAKTYHINPFDLTKVWPHGDYPLIDVGVLELNENPDNYFAHVEQAAFAPAHVIDGVGYSPDKMLQGRILSYPDAHRYRLGGNYEQIPVNKCPYLVSNYQRDGAMAVNGNGGSAPNYFPNSFDDIEADQSYKEPAWDFGSSVGDWYDRNAEGENDHYTQPGNLYRLMDAQQKQDLINNIVNSMSGIDGPKKDLITNRQLCHWFRADINLGMAIAKGLQLDLSETMKHMPA; this comes from the coding sequence ATGGAAACTAAAAAGAAACTGACAACAGCCTCGGGCAAGCCTTACGCCGAAAACGAGAACTCGCAAACCGCGGGGCCACGGGGCCCAATCCTGTTGCAGGATTTTATTCTGCACGAGAAAATGGCACACTTTAACCGCGAACGGATACCTGAGCGTGTTGTGCACGCCAAGGGTTCCGGGGCATACGGCACACTGACAATTACACATGATATAAGCAAATACACCAGGGCAAAAGTTTTTAACGCCATTGGCAAGCAAACCAAATTGTTTCTTCGATTTTCGACGGTTGGTGGCGAAAAAGGATCGGCAGATACCGAGCGCGACCCGCGGGGCTTTGCCATTAAGTTTTATACGGAGGATGGTAACTGGGATTTAGTTGGCAATAACACCCCTGTGTTTTTTATAAAAGACCCCAAAAAATTTGGCGACTTCATCCACACGCAAAAGCGCGACCCGTATACCAATTGCAAAAGCGCTACCATAATGTGGGATTTTTGGTCGTTAAACCCCGAAAGCCTGCACCAGGTAACCATCTTGATGAGCGATAGGGGTACGCCTTACGGCTATCGCCATATGGATGGCTTTGGCAGCCATACCTTTTCATTTATTAATGCCGCGAACGAAAGATTTTGGGTTAAATTTCATTTTAAAACCCTGCAAGGCATCAAAAACTTTACCGATGCCGAAGCCGGCGAGATGCGCGGCAAAGCTCCTGATTTTGCACAACATGATTTGCTAACCCATATTGATGACGGCGATTTTCCGAAATGGGCCATGAAAATACAGGTAATGCCCGAGGCTGATGCCAAAACCTACCACATCAACCCATTTGATTTAACTAAAGTGTGGCCACATGGTGATTACCCGCTGATTGATGTTGGTGTATTGGAATTGAATGAAAACCCCGATAATTATTTTGCCCATGTTGAGCAGGCTGCTTTTGCCCCGGCTCACGTTATTGATGGTGTTGGTTACTCGCCGGATAAGATGCTGCAAGGCCGTATTTTATCCTATCCGGACGCGCACCGTTACCGTTTAGGGGGCAATTACGAGCAAATACCGGTTAATAAATGCCCTTACCTGGTAAGCAATTACCAAAGGGATGGCGCAATGGCGGTTAATGGCAATGGCGGATCGGCACCTAATTACTTTCCCAACAGTTTTGATGACATTGAGGCCGACCAAAGCTATAAAGAACCCGCCTGGGATTTTGGCAGCTCTGTTGGCGATTGGTACGACCGCAATGCCGAAGGCGAAAACGACCATTACACACAGCCCGGCAATTTGTACCGGTTAATGGATGCCCAACAAAAGCAGGATTTGATTAATAATATAGTAAACTCCATGAGCGGTATAGATGGGCCGAAGAAAGACCTGATTACCAACCGCCAGCTTTGCCACTGGTTCCGTGCAGATATTAACCTGGGCATGGCCATAGCCAAAGGCCTGCAGCTTGACCTGTCAGAAACAATGAAACATATGCCGGCTTAG
- the panD gene encoding aspartate 1-decarboxylase yields MIIEILKSKIHRVKVTQAELNYVGSITIDEDLIEAADIIPNEKVQIVNNNNGARFETYVIKGERGSGTVCLNGATARLAQVGDVVIIMSYAYMERDEARKYEPILVFPDADNKLIK; encoded by the coding sequence ATGATTATTGAGATATTGAAGTCCAAAATTCACAGGGTGAAGGTTACGCAGGCGGAGCTGAATTATGTGGGCAGTATTACAATTGACGAAGACCTGATTGAAGCAGCCGATATTATTCCGAACGAAAAAGTTCAGATAGTGAATAACAATAACGGCGCGCGTTTTGAAACTTATGTTATAAAAGGTGAGCGCGGCAGCGGCACGGTTTGCTTAAATGGTGCTACCGCCAGGCTGGCCCAGGTTGGCGATGTGGTTATCATTATGTCATACGCTTATATGGAGCGCGACGAAGCGCGAAAATATGAACCCATATTGGTATTTCCTGATGCCGATAATAAATTAATAAAGTAA
- a CDS encoding glycogen/starch synthase: MGKSKLLFITHEMSPFLELTKIAEITRQLPQAMQEKGFEIRILMPRFGNINERRNRLHEVIRLSGMNIIINDNDNPLIIKVASIPAARMQVYFLDNEEYFQRKHVFGDKDGKFYADNDERMIFFCKGALETVKKLGWAPDIIHCHGWLSALVPAYLKTTYKDDPTFKHSKIIYSIYENDFNDKLGADFAQKAIMSNMTEVHVDAYKEGTNTALYAGAIQYSDGIVLGSENIDADVLNNVKNSNKSVLEFDSTADFENYYNFYDEITNDELVHVA, encoded by the coding sequence ATGGGTAAATCTAAGCTATTGTTTATAACTCATGAAATGTCTCCTTTCCTTGAACTCACAAAAATTGCTGAAATAACACGCCAACTTCCGCAGGCAATGCAGGAGAAGGGATTCGAGATCCGGATCCTGATGCCGCGTTTTGGCAATATTAACGAGCGCAGGAACAGACTTCATGAAGTTATCCGTTTATCGGGTATGAATATTATTATCAACGATAATGATAACCCGCTGATCATTAAGGTAGCATCTATCCCGGCAGCACGTATGCAGGTGTATTTTTTAGATAATGAAGAATATTTTCAGCGTAAACATGTGTTTGGTGATAAGGACGGCAAGTTTTATGCCGATAATGACGAGCGTATGATCTTCTTTTGCAAAGGTGCATTGGAAACGGTTAAAAAATTAGGATGGGCTCCAGACATCATCCATTGCCATGGATGGTTAAGCGCCCTGGTGCCTGCATATTTAAAAACTACTTACAAAGACGACCCGACTTTCAAGCATTCAAAAATCATTTATTCGATTTACGAAAACGACTTTAATGATAAGCTTGGTGCCGATTTTGCCCAAAAAGCAATCATGAGCAACATGACTGAGGTTCACGTTGACGCTTACAAAGAGGGCACTAACACTGCACTTTATGCCGGCGCAATCCAGTACTCAGACGGGATTGTTTTGGGCAGCGAGAATATCGACGCAGATGTGTTAAATAATGTTAAAAACAGCAATAAATCGGTTTTAGAATTTGATTCTACCGCAGATTTCGAAAATTATTACAATTTTTACGACGAAATTACCAACGACGAATTGGTGCATGTTGCATAA
- a CDS encoding Crp/Fnr family transcriptional regulator, whose protein sequence is METNGLLQVLNNINILTPQIKSQLESYLVEDHYAKKSILLKAGQVSQRIYFVKQGFTRAYYHKGESEFTSWFMGKGEIIVSVYSFFSRKPSFENIQVLEDSILQSINWDQLQSIYKNHPEFNLTGRLITEQYYIRSEERVINLQTLTAKQRYENLLSSYPDILQKASLGQIASFLSIKQETLSRIRAKG, encoded by the coding sequence ATGGAAACAAATGGTTTATTGCAAGTACTTAATAATATAAATATCCTAACACCGCAGATAAAAAGCCAGCTTGAGTCATATCTGGTTGAAGACCATTATGCTAAGAAATCCATCCTGTTAAAAGCAGGACAGGTGTCGCAGCGAATTTATTTTGTAAAACAAGGCTTTACCAGGGCCTACTACCACAAAGGGGAAAGCGAATTTACCAGCTGGTTTATGGGAAAGGGCGAAATTATAGTATCGGTTTATAGTTTCTTTTCCAGGAAGCCATCGTTCGAAAATATCCAGGTGTTGGAAGATAGCATATTGCAGTCCATTAATTGGGATCAACTGCAAAGTATTTATAAAAATCATCCGGAGTTTAATTTAACCGGCCGACTAATTACCGAGCAATACTACATCCGCAGCGAAGAGCGCGTCATTAACCTGCAAACACTTACCGCAAAACAGCGCTATGAAAACCTGTTATCCTCCTATCCCGACATTCTTCAGAAAGCATCCCTGGGGCAAATAGCATCATTTTTAAGTATTAAACAGGAAACCTTAAGTAGGATAAGAGCTAAAGGGTAA
- the panC gene encoding pantoate--beta-alanine ligase yields the protein MKIFTTRQQVTQYFANKTNKTVGFVPTMGALHNGHLSLIKQAQQISTEVVCSIFVNPTQFNDPKDLEKYPRPIAADIAMLEQAGCDILFNPAVDEMYDDNEKWHLDIGNLEHLLEGKFRPGHYQGVMQVVNKLFNIVTPDIAFFGQKDYQQFMVISKMVNLLSMPVKLVMCPILRDADGLAMSSRNIHLTADDRQHALILSKTLNWVKSNFDKENIPQLQQQAEQMIGAEPEISLEYFAIVDGSTLLPVTAATKNIVALVAARAGKTRLIDNMLML from the coding sequence TTGAAGATATTTACTACCAGGCAACAGGTAACCCAGTACTTTGCCAACAAAACCAACAAAACTGTTGGCTTTGTTCCTACAATGGGTGCGCTGCACAATGGCCACTTATCGTTAATTAAACAGGCTCAGCAAATTAGCACCGAAGTGGTTTGCAGTATTTTTGTAAACCCCACCCAGTTTAACGATCCAAAAGACCTTGAAAAGTACCCCCGGCCCATTGCTGCGGATATTGCAATGCTGGAGCAGGCGGGCTGCGATATATTGTTTAACCCGGCGGTTGATGAGATGTATGATGATAATGAGAAATGGCATTTAGACATAGGCAACCTGGAGCACTTACTGGAAGGCAAATTCCGGCCCGGACATTACCAGGGTGTTATGCAGGTGGTAAATAAACTGTTCAACATCGTAACGCCCGACATCGCATTTTTTGGGCAGAAAGACTACCAGCAGTTTATGGTGATAAGCAAAATGGTTAATTTATTAAGCATGCCCGTAAAGCTTGTGATGTGCCCCATTTTGCGCGATGCCGATGGCCTGGCCATGAGCTCGAGGAATATTCACTTAACCGCCGACGACAGGCAGCACGCCCTCATCTTATCAAAAACATTAAACTGGGTTAAAAGCAATTTCGATAAAGAAAATATCCCGCAACTTCAGCAGCAAGCCGAACAGATGATAGGTGCTGAGCCGGAAATTAGCCTTGAATATTTTGCAATTGTTGATGGCAGCACATTGTTGCCGGTCACCGCTGCCACTAAAAATATAGTAGCCCTGGTAGCAGCCCGGGCGGGTAAAACAAGATTGATAGATAATATGTTGATGCTTTAG
- a CDS encoding sterol desaturase family protein, producing MLYIIFICFAVCFLIEKLSPGWKLPQVPTWTIRVLAINFVQLLIVVIAGYSWEKWLSGYSLFFLSRHMPNWLGGVVAYFIATFIFYWWHRWRHQSDFLWRHFHQIHHSAQRIEVITSFYKHPLEMMVNSVIGSLLVYTLLGLNPEAGAIYTLCTALGEFFYHTNIKTPKWIGYIFQRPEMHRIHHEYEKHSNNYGDIVWWDMLFGTYSNPRNFTTSCGFDTDKELKLTEMLKFKDVHKI from the coding sequence ATGCTTTATATCATCTTCATTTGTTTCGCCGTTTGTTTCCTCATTGAAAAGCTTTCGCCGGGGTGGAAACTCCCTCAGGTGCCTACCTGGACCATCAGAGTGCTTGCTATCAATTTTGTACAGTTACTCATTGTAGTTATTGCCGGTTATAGCTGGGAAAAATGGCTGTCAGGCTATTCTCTTTTCTTTCTGTCGCGCCATATGCCTAATTGGCTTGGCGGAGTGGTGGCTTACTTTATAGCAACTTTCATATTTTATTGGTGGCACAGGTGGCGCCATCAGAGTGATTTTTTATGGCGGCATTTTCATCAGATACACCACAGCGCGCAACGCATTGAAGTAATTACATCCTTTTATAAACACCCGCTCGAAATGATGGTTAACTCCGTAATTGGCAGTTTACTGGTGTACACCCTGCTTGGCTTAAATCCCGAAGCCGGGGCTATTTATACCCTATGCACAGCCCTGGGCGAATTTTTTTATCATACCAATATAAAAACACCAAAATGGATAGGCTATATTTTTCAACGGCCCGAAATGCACCGCATACATCACGAGTACGAAAAACACAGTAATAATTATGGCGATATTGTTTGGTGGGATATGTTATTTGGCACCTACAGCAATCCGCGAAACTTTACAACATCATGCGGATTTGATACCGACAAGGAGCTAAAACTCACCGAAATGCTGAAATTTAAGGACGTACATAAAATATAA